CCAGCAGCTCCACGAAGGACAtggccggagcggggccggagctGGACGGGGCCCAGGTCAGCTGcgggtgggaggaggaggaggaaaggctgagggacgGAGCGGGGTGGTCAAGGAATGGCCGAAGGGTGGTCAGGGGATGGACCAGGGTCAGTAGAGGGGGGAGGGcgggatccagggatgggccGAGGGATGGCTCAGGAGAGGTCGAGGGTGATTTGAGTGGTCAGTGGAGGGATGACCACGGAATGACCAAGAGATGACCAAGGACAGCGGAGGGAGACCCGGACCGGCCGTGGAATACATTGAAAACAGCATCAAAGACCCTCTATTGATCACCTATTGATTgctcaatcaatcaatcaatttATTGGTCTGCCAAATAGATCAATACATCGATGGATTCACCCATCTCTCGGTCAATTGATCTATCAGTCTCATTGATCAATCTGCCTACCAATCTATCAATCTCTATTGATCTATTGAGGTGTCTATTGATAGATCAGTCTATCAATCTGTCAGCCTCTCTGATCTACCAATATATTGATCTATTATGTATTGATCAATCCACCTATCACCCTGTCACTCTCACTCTATTGATCAGTCAATCATTGATTATTTCTTGCTCTCAGCTCCCCCCAgtaaatcaatcaatcaatcaatcaatcaaccctctctcctcctgtcccagcAATCCCCCAGATCCCCGGTGATCAATCGATCCCCAcctgctcccctcctcctcctcctcctcctcctcctcctcctccctcggCCGCCGCTCCCAGGCTCCGGCTCGGACTCTCGGGACTGTCCGGGCTCTCCCGGCCGTCCCTCTGTCCGTCCGGccgtccctctgtccctccggCCGTCCCTcagccccgccccccccccccccggcccctcctTCACCCCTCGGTCAATCGATCAATCGATGGATCAATGGATTTCTCCGCTGCCCActcctgtctctgcccatgTATTGATCCTTACCCTATCAATAAATGGATTATCCGCTGATAATAAACCTATTGATCAATCTATTGGTCCCCCTGCTGATCAGTCCAGCAAATTCTTTCTCTATCAATAAATTATTGATCACTAGACCCCTCTTATCTATAATGTTTTCATCATAATCAGTCCAAGATCTCTTTATGTATTAAGTTTATTGATCCATAAGTTTCTGTTATTGATCTATTGATCTATTGATCTATTGATTGATCTATTAACCTATTGATGGCTCAATCGATCAATCTATTGATCTAGATGGATCTAGTTGATCCATCTGTTCATCTGTGTATCTCTATTACCAATGAATTGATCTCCAATCATTAATCGATCAACCAATCAGTCTCTATTTTTCTATTGATGAATTTATTGAACCATGATCCACCAGAGTAATAATCTCCTTCTCCATCGATCAGTCTATTGATCCAGTTATTGATTTATATTCTATTGATCAATGTATTGATCTTAACCTCTCTATTCATCAGTCTCTTGGCCTGTAATATTCCTATTGATTGATTTATTGACCTTTAATTGCTCTCTTGATTGATTTATTGACCTTTAATCCCTCTGGTGgttgatttatttattctggTCTCTCTATTGATCAATCTCTTGGCCTATAATCTCTCTATTGATCAGCGCTTCTCTCTATCGATCCATCTACCGAGCTTTGATCTCTCTCCTGACCTCACTGGGCTCTCCATGACCGACCCATCGATCTGTCTATTGATCACTCACCTGTCCGTCGTTCCCGGTACCTCCCGGCCTCTCCAGCACCAGATCCTGCTGCCCGGAGCCCTTTGCCAGCCGCTTAccacccccccagccccgcggcTGCCCATGGCCCTGCCCTGTCCCGGCCTGGGCCCTGCTCCTATTTAAGGCACCCCCGGTCCCCGGTTAACGTTTGACTCCGGATCCCGCCATGGGTCGGTGGAGATGATCCCGGGGCGGAAATGCCGGTGCCGACCACGCCGGGCccacctggggacacccagcGGCTCCCCCTCCATCCCACCCTCTCCATCCTCTTCCTCGCCCTGGAAGACCCCAGACCCCGGCAGATGGGACCCCCGGGCCCCCTCTGGCCCGTTCTGCCCCTCTGTGCTGGATCATTGATGAGGCAAAGTCCCGGGGGCCCTGAACCGGATCCCTGGGAGCCCCTTGGACCCGGGCAGGAgggcggcgggagcagcggagCGTGGGCAGGatgggggggttgggggtgaCAGGGGGAGCCGGACACCCGGAATGTCACCGGCCGGGtcaggggagaggagggaatggTGTGGGCTGGGCGTCCGGACATGTGGATCCTTGGGATCTGTGGGGTCTTTGGGACTTCTGGGACATCTGGGTCCATGGCATCCCTGCGTCCTCAGAATGTCGGGATCCTTGGGATGCCTGGGTCGTCTGGATCCCTGGGATCCTGGATCCCTGGACTTCCAGGCACCGGAGTCCTTGGTCCTTGGGATCCCGGGTCTTTGGGATGTCTGGGAACTGGGTAATGGGGGTCCTTGGGATCTCTGGGTCCTTGGGATCCCCGATCCTTCCCGCACTCTCTCCTGTGCTTGTCCATCCCCGGCAGCTCCGGCCGGGGTGGGGAGGGGCCGGCGAGGGGGGCCCGCGGTGCCGAGGCCGCGGTGTCCCGCTGGCTCCCGTATTTTCCTTCGGGGTGGGACGGGTCCGGCTGCGCGGGACCCCCCGCGGCCGTGGGAAAAcaacccccacccccacccccgccGGCCGCGTTTCACACgagttttgcttttattgttttttattcCAGCACGGCCGAACGGTCCTTAACGCGGCGATTTTGGGGGGCCCACCGTCCCCCCCACTCTgcagggagggggcagccgggtcCCTCCGTGGTCACTGTTGTCCCTTTGCTCTTTGGGGGGGGTTGGaccccctccatccccaaatcctgctccttCATCCAGCAGGAGCAccgagggctggggggctcgGGGTCCCCCAGTGGGGGGTGGCACTAACGGGGCCCTGTGGAGTTGCTGGACTGGGTGGGCTGGAGCGGGACCTGGAGATGTTGGGCTTCGTCCTTCTGGGATTGTgtcctggcagggagggagggatgagggGGGTTTGGAGGGAACGGAGGGGTTTTCATGGTGCTGGTCCATTCGTCCATCCCATcactccatccatccctccatccttcatcccatcccatcccatcccatcccatcccatccctccatccttcatcccatcccatcccatcccatccctccatccatctcTCCACCCCCACGTACAACCAACCCTTCTCTgcctccatcccttcccaccatccatccatcccctcccctcACCCCTCATCCCCTCCAACCCCACCTTCCCTCCACCTCCTCCACGGTCTCAGGCAGGGCCATGTTCCGTGTCTCGGGCAGGAAGGTGGCCACCAGCCCTGACACCACGGGCGCGGCGCCGTAGATGATGAACGGCAGCGCCGGGAAGAGCTCGCCCGCCATCTTCACCAGGGGGGCCATGATGCTGCCCAGCCGCGCCATGGTGTTGGCCAAGCCCATGCCCGTCTGCCTGTGGGACACCCAGAGATCCTGAGGGCACCTTAGGGCACCTGAGGGCACCTGAGGGACCACCCTGTCACGGCCACCCCGGCCCTGCCCCCTCCTTACCGGATCACGGTGGGGTAGAGCTCGCCCGTGTAGAGGAAGACGCAGTTGAAGGACGCGGCCAAACAACCCTTCCCGAAGACGGCCAGGGCTGTCCGGAGTGTCTGAAGGTCTGTGGGGACAACGGGACACCTGGGCTGAGTTCACTTGAGAAGAAAAGACCCCAAACACCAGGATTTGGGGCAAATCCCCCACAAAAAGCCAACATGACCCAACCTGGGAGCCCCATTAATGGCTTGAGCTCATCTGGGCCCTCCCAGGGAGGTTGGAGATGAGGGGGacaccactgccaccaccccCGGGCCTCACCTCGTGGCACCAAGATGTTGGCCAGGATGGCCAAGCCGGCCAGGATGAGGGCGACAGCCTGAGTGAAGCGGCGCCCCACGTAGGTGATGGTGAGGATGGACACCAGCTTGGCCGGGATGTCCACGGCGCCGAAGATCAGCTGGATCACGTAGATGTCAAAGTCAAAGTTCTGCAGGTCCATGGCCAGCCCATAGTAGGCGAAGCTGGTGGAGAACCTGGGCCGCgaggggggagagggggtgAAAACGTCACCTGTGGGGAGGGGTGGGGTGGCGTGGGGGGGTCAAGGACTTGGGATGGATGGACGACCACCCACTGGTGTCCTCCACCGCTGGCCGTACCACACGAAGCAGAGGCAGAAGGAGATGCGGCGCGATGACCGGCGTCCGGACCAGGTCAACCACGGTGTGGCGGGTCCTCGATGATGTCATCTCCTTCTCCATGTGGGACTTCAGGGTCTGGAGGGACAGggggggctctgggatgggggtggggcACTGGGGTCCCTCTTGTCCCGGGGAAGGTCTGGGCAGGATGGgtggaagagggggaggaggatcATGGGTGGATGGTGGGATGTAGGTGGTGGATTCGTGGGTGGGTggaagggatggatgggattgatggagatggagatgatGGAGGTGACTGAGATGATGAAGACGAatggatggagggacaggattCTTAAGGGGATGATGGATAAAATGGCCAGGGATGGACAGTTGTCCATGGGGTGGACGTTTAAGGGACCCCTATAAAACCCCCCAGGGACGCGCTGGGGGACCCAGATGGAGCCTTTTACTTCTATGTCGAGCTtgtccccttcctccttcttcccgtTGATCCTGGCCACCTTCTGGAGCTCCCGCAGGGCCTGGTGGGACTTCCCCACCATGACGAGCCACCGCGCCGACTCCGTCAGCCACCTGCGCAGGAGGGGTCGGGGCAGGAGCCCAGGGATCGTCATTGTCCCACCTCCACCCAACCGGCAGTGTCCCCCCATCCCTCTGGCCACTGCTCCTTCCAACCATTCCGGGACCTTCTCTTTGTCCACCTTTCCTTCCACCCTCCATCATTCCGTCCGTCCCACCGTCCTTCCATCAACCCATAACTCCAActgtccatccatcccaccATCCCTACCGCCACCTGCCCATCTCTGCTTCCATCCCAACGTCCcaccatccatccctccatccatccatccatccatccatccatccatccatccatccctccatccctccatccatccctccctccatccaaccatccctccctccatccaaccatccatccatccctccatccatccatcccccatccatccatccatccctccctccatccaacCATCCAActatccctccatccatccaacCATCcaaccatccctccctccatccaacCATCCAActatccctccatccatccaacCATCCAACCATCCATCCCTCCAACCATCCaaccatccatccctccatccatccaaccatccatccatccatccatccctccatccatccaactatccctccctccatccctccatccatccatccctctaTCCATCCaaccatccctccatccatccctccatccatccctccatccatccatccctccatccatccctccatccatccctccatccctctaTCCATCCctctatccatccatccctccatccatccatccctccatccatccctccatccatccctccatccatccctccatccctccatccctccatccatccctccatccctctaTCCATCCctctatccatccatccctccatccatccatccctccatccatccatccctccatccatccctccatccctccctccctccctccatccatccatccaaccatccatccctccatccattcctccatccctccatccatccctccatccctcccccttcctcctcctcctcaccaaGAGTAGAGGAAGAAGACGAAGAAGGGCAGGGACACTGCGAGCTGCAGCTGGCGCCAGTCGGGGACGGCGAAGGCGATGCCAGCCAGGAGGAACTGCCCGACAGTGTAGCAGTAGGCCATGAAGGTGCCCACCAGTGCCCGCACCTGCGTCGGCATCCACTCCAGCGCTGCAGGACACGGCATGTGGAGACCACCCGGGAGTGCCCATGGGTaccccagggacagggagacCACCAGGATGGTGCCCAGAGGACATGGAGACCACCAGGACGGTGCCCACAGGTAGCCCAGGGGAACAGGGAGACCACCAGGATGGTGCCCACAGGTAGCCCAGGGGAACAGGGAGACCACCAGGATGGGGCCTGGGGGACATGGAGCCCAGGGCAGGTACTgggggggggacacagagaCCACCAGGACAGTGCCCAGGGGACACGGACACCACTGGGATGGTTCCCACAGGTTCAGGGGGGACGTGGAGCCCACCAGGGCAGGCACCGGGCCCAGGGGTCACGTACACAGGGAGACGTTGTTGAGGACGATGCCTGAGAAGGCCATGCCCGTCAGGAAGCGGAACAGGCAGTACATGGTGAAGGTGGGCGCGAAGGACGAGCAGGTGCCCATGGTGGCCATCTGCAGGTGGCACCAGATGAGCACCGAGCGGCGGCCGAACCtgggcgggaggaggaggagcagcagggggtgaggaggaagaaatgggggcgaggaggaggaagaggtgaaggaagaggaggaggaagagtaaaaggagaggagaaaacagagaggaggaggaggagacaagAAGGATGAAgaaggggcaggggaaggaagagggggtgaagaggaggaaaagggtgaggaagagggtgaggaggagaaagaggaagaagagggagggaagaggaggcagagagGGTGAGACGGCccccccccagtgccaccccaccccacctcGCTGCAGGAGCCCCCCCTCACCTGTCCGAGAGCCCCCCGAAGACGATGCCGCCCGCCAGGACTCCGGCCATGTAGAGCGACTGCGCCAACTGCTTGAGCCCCCGGGAGCTGCACACCAGGTCCCACTGCCCAGGGATGAGGACACGGGGTGGGACAGAGACTGGGGTGAGGGGGGTCCCCTCTGGCCTCCTGAACCCCAACACCGCCTGTGGTGGCCGGTAAGGTCAACAAACGGCCAATGGAAAGGTGACACTGAACGCTTGGCCACCCTTCCCAGCATCGCCATGGTTGGAAGGTCCATCCAAGTGTCTTGAGACCCCCTTGAGACCCCCTTGTGACCCCCTTGTTGATGGCCACCAACTCCCCatccctctcttcccctcctggGGCTTCCCGGCGTTGAGCGTCTCTGCaaaggctgagcagggaagaTGCTCCAGTTGGGAGAGGTCAACGTTGTGTTGGCAGCAGACCCTTCATCGGTGCCTCCAGGTGGGACCCGCCCATGGGATTGGGTGAAAAGCCCACCagccccccccaaagccccccacCACCGCCCCACCTCAGTGATGATGGTGCTGACGAAGACGCTGCGGTCGTAGGTCCAACCATCGCCACACGGCTCCGTCTCCGGCCCAGAGCTGTTGGGTGCCGAACCGTTGGCCTCCAAAAGCCACCACTGGGGTGTCACGAAGCGCTGGCACCGCTCCCCACGGGGGACCCAGACCCTCAGCAGGGCCTCCGGGTCGAGGCCGGTGGCGTTGGCCTCCGGGCGCAGGCGGCACCAGTGGTCGCTGGCGGCGGCGGTGAAGTTCTGCAGGAGGTTGTGGCTGGCCATCATGAAcacgggcagggacaggagcagcaccGAGACCACCTGGAAGCGCCCCATGCCCCCCACGTGCTCCAGGAGGCTGGCGAAAGCCATCCTGCCACTGCCAGGGCCCGGGAACGCCCCGCAGCCATGCAGAGCCCCGGATTTCAGGGGTTTCACCCCAAAAATGCCTCCCTGTCCCACGCGGTgtcctccctcctccagcaccGGGGGTGGTCTCCTATATAACACGGCCCAGGGGTAGCTTGGGTTAATGTTTGACATCTCCAGGGGGGTTTTCTGGTggttttccagcaggaaaaaggcaaaagtgCAGCACAAAGGtgtccaggggaaaaaaaaaggtgttttaggGGCAAAAGTCCCTCAAAGTGGGGCAAAACTGGAGCAATTTGGGGCAGGAAGACAAGGAAtacctaatttaaaaaaaattattggttTTCAGCGTTGcttttttgaggggaaaaggCAGGTTTTGGAGAGGGGCCGTGCAGGAGGTTGGGTGGGCATCAAGGTGGGCATCGCCTAGAGGGGAAGTCTCCTGGCCTGGGCCAATGTCTGGCCTTCGGTGGCACCTTTGGGTTAAATTTTAGCGATTTCAGTGGTCAAAAGGCGACCGAAAGGTGCTGACGGAGGTGGCCCTGCCTGGGTCAGTGCATTCCCCACTGGGGGTTAATTTTTGACGGGGAGGTTGATGGGGCCAAGGGACACATCGGCAATGGGAGCAAGGGCCGGGGTGGCTTCGGGGGACGGAAATCGGGGAAGGGGCACCACAGCAGCGTCAGGAGGGGGCAGGGTGGGATTCGGGAGCTCCTGGTGCTTCCCCACCTTCTCTGAGATCTGGGGGACGCCTCTACCAGGACGAGAGTTGGTTTGGGGTTATTGAGGATGGTCCTGTTGGAGGTGACATCCAACGTGGTGTTCTTGGTGCCACCTTATCTGAGGTGACTTCAGGGACACGGTTCTCGCTCCTCTTGGAGGAGGTTATGAGGCGTCGTTAAGAATGGGCGTCTTGGGTGCCACCTCATTGGTGGGGACAAGGTTGTGGGGTGTCCTCCTGTGGAGGTGACCTCCAAAAAAGGGGTTCTTGTTTGTCGCCTTATTGGAAGTGACCTCGGGGACACAATTCTTGGACATTGTCCCATTGGAGGTGACCTTGGACGTGGCTGTTGGGGGTGACCCAGGGGGCTCAGAGAAGACCCCGAGACGTGTCCCCACcagagctgctttattcctGCCCGGACGTCCCCGCCTCAACAGGAGGTAACTGGTCACAACCGAGCTCTCCCCTGTCCCCCCTCAAGTTGCGGGGACCCCCAGGGTGGTGGTGGATGCTggtggccggggctggggcgCTGTGCCCACCCCCGGGGTCCCTCAGGCCTCCTTCAGGGGGGGCCCGTCCTGGGGCTGGAGTGCGATCTTCTCCTTGGGGTCACCTGTCGGCGTCCGCTTGGACctggagggaggaagagaaggaggaagagaaggaggaagagaaggaggaggaggaggttcaTGGCATGGGGGGAGCAGCCCAGGCCGGGCATTCAGCCAACCACAGCGCTCGTTCTCCTGCCAACACCCACATCCACCTATCCCTCAATGCAGCCGGGGTCCCTTGACCCTGAACCTCTTCATGGCTGGGGTTGTCCATCATTGTCCATTATCTATCCATTGGCCATCATCATCCATCCACTGGCCATCATCCAACCATCACCCATCATCCAACCATCAACTGGCCATCATCCATCCAGTGTCCCTCCAACCCTCACCCACCATCCCCCAAACCATCATCCATCCAACATCCACCCTCCCTCTGTCCCACCCACCTGTTCTCCACCTCCTCGATGGTGTCGGGCAGAGGCGTGTTGAGGGTCTCGGGCAGGAACGCGGCCGCCACGGCCGCCACCACGGGGGCCACCCCATAGACAGCGGGGGGCAGGAAGGGGTAGTACTCATCCATCATCTTCACCAGCGGCGCCACGATGCCGCCCACGCGCGCCATGGTGCTGCCGAAGCCCAGCCCCGTCTGCCTGCGACGCCGGGAGGGTCACGGGGGGCACAGGCCACCCTGGGGGTGTCCGGGGAGGGGTGACCGGGACCTGCCCCACGGCGGGGACGTGGGGCCGGGCGATACCTGATGGGGGTGGGGTAGAGCTCGGTGGTGTAGAGGAAGACGCAGTTGAAGGAGGCGGACAGGCAGCCCTTGCCGATGACGGCCAGCGCCGTGCGCACCGTCTGCAGCTCTgcggggacaccgggacacCGGGGCTCGGCCACCGCGGGGGGACACCTCGGGcaggtggggacaggggagggagggaggatgtAGGGATGGGGAGGTCGGTGGTTGGAGACGGGGATGGAAACATGGACGAAGACACGTGATGGGCTGGGAACTCCAGTGGCCGGCTGGACCCATGCAGGAgacccccctccccctccacaCCCACCTGTGGGCACGAAGATGTTGGCCACGATGACCAGCCCCGCCAGGAACAAGGCCGCCATGAGCGAGAGCCGCCGGCCAACGTAGCTCAGGGACACGGTCACCACCACCTTGGCCGGGAAGTCAACGGCGCCGAAAATCACCTGGATGAGGTAAATGCTGACCCCAAAGTTCTGCAGGTCCATGGCCAAGCCGTAGTAGGAGAAACTGATGGAGAACCTGGAGcgaggggggagagggggaaccTTGAGGTGACGTCACCTTCCTGGGACAGGACGGGACAGGGGTggcaggtgggggaggggagggttgGGAGGCAGTTGAATGGGTGGGGTCACTGGTTGAGTGTCCAGGTGTCCATCCTTCCCTTTGTCCATCTGCCAGTCTGACCAGTTCTCCAACCATCTGTCCATCTGTCCTTCCATCCATCGTCCCTCATCCACCCAACTCCCCATCCGTGTCTTCAACCATCCAACAGACCAACAAACCCACCtcccatccatccacccatccgtCCACCCATCCATcacccatccacccatccctcatccatccctcatccatccacccatccctcatccatccacccatcccgcatccatccacccatccgtcatccatccatccatccatccacccatccctcatccctccatccatccatccatccatccatccatccatccatccatccctcatccatccatccctcatccacccatccatcatccatccatccatccatccatccatccatctctcatccacccatccctcatccacccatccctcatccatccacccatccgtCGTCCatcatccatccacccatccgtcatccatccatccatccctcatccatccatccatccctcatccatccatccctcatccacccatccctcatccatccatccatccatccatccatccatccatccatccctcatccctcatccatccctccatccatccacccatccatccatccatccatcatccatccatccatcatccatccatccatccatccctccatccatcatccatccatccacccatccctccacccatccctccctccatccatccatccatccatccatccctctctccctccctcctggcccccagccccaccagaCGATGGAGAGGCAGAAGAAGATGTGGCGGATCACGGGGGTCCGGACCAGGTCGGAGACGGTGTAGGACGACTTCAGAGCCGCCAACTCCTCCTTCATGTTGGACTTCAACATCTGGGAGAGGGGAAACGGGAGTGGTTGGGGGGCTGGAgaccacccccaccccccaccccacccccaccGTGGGGCCACCGGACCTCGACCGTGAtcttctccccttcctccttgcGGTTGTTGAAGGTGGCCACGCGCTGCAGGACCTTCACTGCCCTGTCGGCCTTGCCCGAGAGCACCAACCACCGCGCCGACTCCGCCAACCACCTGCAGCCAGcgaggggaaactgaggcacagccGGCGCCCCCCGCGTCCCCAGGGCCTCCCCGAGGGGCCCCATGTCCTACCAGGAGTAGAGGAGGAAGACGAAGAAGGGCAGGGACACGGAGAGCTGGAGCCAGCGCCAGTGGGGGACGGCGTAGGCCACCCCGGCCAGGATGATCTGGCCCAGGGTGTAGGCGAAGCCGGTGATGGCCACGGTGATGGCGCGGTACGGCGTGGGGATCCACTCCACCActgccagggacacagggacacggctCACTCGGGGCGTCCCCACAGTGCTGGGACCCTCCTGGTCGGTGCGGCCACCCCAGCGTGGTCAGACCTGTCCACACCATGTGACCCCACCCACGGCCACAGTGATGTCCACATCCCTGGACACTGGgatgtccccatccctggacacTGGGACATTCTTATCCACGGTTGGCCCCACCCATGACCATTGGCTTGTCCCCCTCCACGGCCATGGCCCTGGCCCCAGCCCCAAGCGCTgggctgtccccgtgtcccctcaccGAGGCAGGCGATGCTGAGGCCGAAGCCGGACAGCGCCATCCCGCCGGCGAAGCGGAAGACGCAGTAGGAGGCGTAGTTGGGGGCGAAGGCCGTGCACGTCCCCATCACCCCCAGCTGCAGGTAGGACCACATCAGCATGGCCTTGCGCCCAAACCTGCAACgggagccactgggagccactgggagccactgggagccactggggatgggctgccctgagccccacagggaaaactgaggcacagggggGTCTCTGCTGCCTTTACCTGTCCGAGAGGCCCCCCAGGACCAGGGCGCCCACCAGGACCCCGGCCATGTAGATGGACTGGGCCATCTGCCGCAGTTGCCGGTAGC
This region of Corvus hawaiiensis isolate bCorHaw1 chromosome 34 unlocalized genomic scaffold, bCorHaw1.pri.cur SUPER_34a, whole genome shotgun sequence genomic DNA includes:
- the LOC125320724 gene encoding solute carrier family 22 member 6-A-like isoform X2, translating into MPFGAVLAQVGGLGRFQVLQTALLAVPILLMASHNLLQNFTAAVPPHRCRVPAGPSASPAPPAATPDATSAAPRDSLRGSDSVPRSPGGALGSPGATLRSPDATPRSPNGVHSRGATRLTPDGTPASPDGTRVQPDATWGSSNGTLGPTGATLGWSNVTLGSPDVTLGSCRRYVTSPPANGTGGPRATEPCRDGWDYDRSVYVSTIVTEWDLVCGYRQLRQMAQSIYMAGVLVGALVLGGLSDRFGRKAMLMWSYLQLGVMGTCTAFAPNYASYCVFRFAGGMALSGFGLSIACLVVEWIPTPYRAITVAITGFAYTLGQIILAGVAYAVPHWRWLQLSVSLPFFVFLLYSWWLAESARWLVLSGKADRAVKVLQRVATFNNRKEEGEKITVEMLKSNMKEELAALKSSYTVSDLVRTPVIRHIFFCLSIVWFSISFSYYGLAMDLQNFGVSIYLIQVIFGAVDFPAKVVVTVSLSYVGRRLSLMAALFLAGLVIVANIFVPTELQTVRTALAVIGKGCLSASFNCVFLYTTELYPTPIRQTGLGFGSTMARVGGIVAPLVKMMDEYYPFLPPAVYGVAPVVAAVAAAFLPETLNTPLPDTIEEVENRSKRTPTGDPKEKIALQPQDGPPLKEA
- the LOC125320717 gene encoding LOW QUALITY PROTEIN: solute carrier family 22 member 6-B-like (The sequence of the model RefSeq protein was modified relative to this genomic sequence to represent the inferred CDS: deleted 1 base in 1 codon), whose product is MSNINPSYPWAVLYRRPPPVLEEGGHRVGQGGIFGVKPLKSGALHGCGAFPGPGSGRMAFASLLEHVGGMGRFQVVSVLLLSLPVFMMASHNLLQNFTAAASDHWCRLRPEANATGLDPEALLRVWVPRGERCQRFVTPQWWLLEANGSAPNSSGPETEPCGDGWTYDRSVFVSTIITEWDLVCSSRGLKQLAQSLYMAGVLAGGIVFGGLSDRFGRRSVLIWCHLQMATMGTCSSFAPTFTMYCLFRFLTGMAFSGIVLNNVSLSLEWMPTQVRALVGTFMAYCYTVGQFLLAGIAFAVPDWRQLQLAVSLPFFVFFLYSWWLTESARWLVMVGKSHQALRELQKVARINGKKEEGDKLDIETLKSHMEKEMTSSRTRHTVVDLVRTPVIRRISFCLCFVWFSTSFAYYGLAMDLQNFDFDIYVIQLIFGAVDIPAKLVSILTITYVGRRFTQAVALILAGLAILANILVPRDLQTLRTALAVFGKGCLAASFNCVFLYTGELYPTVIRQTGMGLANTMARLGSIMAPLVKMAGELFPALPFIIYGAAPVVSGLVATFLPETRNMALPETVEEVEGRTQSQKDEAQHLQVPLQPTQSSNSTGPR
- the LOC125320724 gene encoding solute carrier family 22 member 6-A-like isoform X1, with product MSPCPVVSPQVKGSLCPDVPVGGGVPVSAAVPTGDPVPLRSGVPVAGGVPAMPFGAVLAQVGGLGRFQVLQTALLAVPILLMASHNLLQNFTAAVPPHRCRVPAGPSASPAPPAATPDATSAAPRDSLRGSDSVPRSPGGALGSPGATLRSPDATPRSPNGVHSRGATRLTPDGTPASPDGTRVQPDATWGSSNGTLGPTGATLGWSNVTLGSPDVTLGSCRRYVTSPPANGTGGPRATEPCRDGWDYDRSVYVSTIVTEWDLVCGYRQLRQMAQSIYMAGVLVGALVLGGLSDRFGRKAMLMWSYLQLGVMGTCTAFAPNYASYCVFRFAGGMALSGFGLSIACLVVEWIPTPYRAITVAITGFAYTLGQIILAGVAYAVPHWRWLQLSVSLPFFVFLLYSWWLAESARWLVLSGKADRAVKVLQRVATFNNRKEEGEKITVEMLKSNMKEELAALKSSYTVSDLVRTPVIRHIFFCLSIVWFSISFSYYGLAMDLQNFGVSIYLIQVIFGAVDFPAKVVVTVSLSYVGRRLSLMAALFLAGLVIVANIFVPTELQTVRTALAVIGKGCLSASFNCVFLYTTELYPTPIRQTGLGFGSTMARVGGIVAPLVKMMDEYYPFLPPAVYGVAPVVAAVAAAFLPETLNTPLPDTIEEVENRSKRTPTGDPKEKIALQPQDGPPLKEA